One genomic window of Rhizomicrobium sp. includes the following:
- a CDS encoding DUF2793 domain-containing protein, whose translation MSDTTPRLGLPTLPPTPVQPHVTHNEALLQLDALVFARFLDRDLTAPPASPADGDTYLVHATGAGDWTGQDGQIAYAVDGGWRFVVPFTGLAALVVDEARLVVFTGAAWVDYASILNLQNVPLLGVNTTADATNKLAAKSSAILFDNVGGGVQAKLNKHASGDTASLLYQTNYSGRAELGLAGDDHLHVKVSPDGSAWQDALTVRADTGRIGINTTNPGSLLELHVDGSVPDASWYSADDLVIVKESNGIGLSGFVASTANKRMVFGGRRARGTLAAPAAVASGDWTFSLLGSGYDGAAQRSTAAITFGVDGIVASGALPQRITFETGTGATRAERVRINATGELGVGKTATAGILLDVNGPVGVASYTVAALPSPAQAGQIVYVGNESGGAVLAFSDGANWRRVTDRAVVS comes from the coding sequence ATGTCTGACACCACGCCGCGTCTCGGCCTGCCCACGCTGCCGCCGACCCCGGTGCAGCCGCACGTCACCCACAACGAAGCGCTCCTGCAGCTCGACGCCCTTGTCTTCGCGCGCTTCCTCGACCGCGACCTGACCGCGCCGCCGGCCTCGCCGGCCGACGGCGACACTTATCTCGTGCACGCCACGGGGGCCGGCGACTGGACCGGACAGGACGGCCAGATCGCCTACGCGGTCGACGGCGGCTGGCGCTTCGTGGTGCCCTTCACCGGGCTCGCCGCCTTGGTCGTCGACGAAGCCAGGCTCGTCGTCTTCACCGGCGCGGCCTGGGTGGACTATGCGAGCATCCTCAATCTCCAGAACGTGCCCCTGCTGGGTGTCAACACCACGGCCGACGCGACCAACAAGCTCGCCGCCAAATCCTCCGCCATCCTGTTCGACAATGTCGGCGGCGGCGTGCAGGCCAAGCTCAACAAGCACGCGTCCGGCGATACCGCCTCGCTGCTCTACCAGACGAATTATTCCGGCCGCGCCGAGCTCGGCCTCGCCGGCGACGATCATCTGCACGTCAAGGTTTCGCCGGACGGCTCGGCCTGGCAGGACGCGCTCACGGTGCGCGCCGACACCGGACGGATCGGCATCAACACGACGAATCCGGGCTCGCTGCTGGAACTGCATGTCGACGGCTCGGTGCCCGATGCGTCGTGGTACTCCGCCGACGATCTCGTCATCGTCAAGGAAAGCAACGGCATCGGTCTCAGCGGATTCGTGGCGAGTACGGCGAACAAACGCATGGTGTTCGGCGGCCGGCGCGCCCGCGGCACGCTCGCGGCGCCCGCCGCGGTGGCGTCCGGCGATTGGACCTTCTCGCTGCTGGGATCGGGCTATGACGGCGCGGCGCAGCGCTCCACGGCGGCGATCACCTTCGGCGTCGACGGCATTGTGGCGTCGGGCGCGCTGCCCCAGCGGATCACCTTCGAGACCGGCACCGGCGCCACGCGCGCCGAACGGGTGCGCATCAACGCCACCGGCGAGTTGGGTGTCGGCAAGACGGCGACGGCGGGCATCCTGCTCGACGTGAACGGGCCGGTCGGCGTGGCGAGCTATACGGTGGCGGCGCTGCCGAGCCCGGCGCAGGCCGGTCAGATCGTCTATGTCGGCAACGAAAGCGGCGGCGCGGTGCTCGCCTTCTCGGACGGCGCCAATTGGCGCCGCGTCACGGACCGGGCGGTGGTGAGTTAA
- a CDS encoding glycoside hydrolase/phage tail family protein produces the protein MLFNLDPLWSDPNIDFVGIDNYLPLADWRDGTAQLDYDPNGTTSIYDTDYLTANIRGGEDYDWYYASDADRAAQIRTPITDGLGKPFVWRAKDLWNWWSSAHYDRPTGSESAAPTAWTPQGKPIWFTELGCPAIDKGANQPNVFYDPKSSESALPYFSTGARDDLIQRRFLEAHFAFWAAPANNPASSHYAGRMVDTSNIYVWCWDARPYPFFPALSTVWGDAANWRLGHWLNGRLGAVSLPVLVADVCAAANFSGADTSDLDGLVTGFAVTDTMSVRDALDPLATAFHFDAAESEGAIRFAMRGRPSAPAVAEDDLALPDSADGLGFSLVRAQETDLPNVSRIAYIDADADYRQASVEARRLVTRSDRVATSQIPLVMDQGQAIGIGERLLQDAWVMRETATLALPPSRLALDPTDEIVFTSSGRAHRLRLTQIDDATSRALEAVATDPSIYEPLAGPSRGPLATQRLTQPGRALAVFLDLPLLTGSEVPWAPHVAVHASPWPGSVQVLRSATDAGFALDTTLTRSAAVGVTTADFHAGPVWRWDRVNALRVKLYAGAFASRDDQSVLAGANAVAAQNADGDWEVLQFATAELTAPDQWTLTRLLRGQAGTEGAMRAPLAAGARVVALDGALQQLSLGQSEARLPYNYLWGPPRAPISDPSWQGASLQFSAAGLVPFSPFHVRARRLAGGDLSISWLRRDRSPAAAGWNLVATPMSETSELYDLEILGGGGAAVRTFASLPQSSQTYTAAAQAADFPAGLPSPLVVNVYQLSSVVGRGRVKTELLHV, from the coding sequence TTGCTGTTCAATCTCGATCCTTTGTGGTCGGACCCGAACATCGATTTCGTCGGCATCGACAATTACCTGCCGCTGGCCGATTGGCGCGACGGCACCGCGCAGCTCGACTACGACCCGAACGGCACGACCTCGATCTACGACACCGACTATCTCACCGCGAACATCCGGGGCGGCGAGGATTACGACTGGTACTACGCCAGCGACGCCGATCGCGCGGCGCAGATCCGCACGCCGATCACCGATGGGCTCGGCAAGCCGTTCGTGTGGCGCGCGAAGGATTTATGGAACTGGTGGAGCAGCGCCCATTACGACCGCCCCACGGGCAGCGAATCCGCCGCGCCCACCGCCTGGACGCCGCAGGGCAAGCCGATCTGGTTCACCGAGCTCGGCTGTCCCGCCATCGACAAGGGCGCCAACCAGCCCAACGTGTTCTACGATCCAAAGTCCTCGGAAAGCGCGCTGCCTTATTTCTCGACCGGCGCGCGCGACGATCTGATCCAGCGCCGGTTCCTCGAAGCGCATTTCGCGTTCTGGGCCGCGCCCGCGAACAACCCGGCCTCGTCGCACTACGCCGGCCGCATGGTGGACACGTCCAATATATATGTGTGGTGCTGGGACGCGCGGCCCTATCCGTTCTTCCCGGCGCTCTCCACCGTGTGGGGCGATGCCGCGAACTGGCGGCTCGGCCATTGGCTGAACGGCCGGCTCGGCGCCGTCTCGCTGCCCGTCCTCGTCGCCGATGTCTGCGCCGCGGCGAATTTCTCCGGCGCCGACACGTCGGACCTCGACGGCCTCGTCACCGGCTTCGCCGTCACCGACACGATGAGCGTACGCGACGCGCTCGATCCGCTCGCCACCGCGTTTCATTTCGATGCCGCCGAGAGCGAGGGCGCGATCCGCTTCGCGATGCGCGGCCGCCCTTCGGCGCCCGCCGTCGCCGAGGACGATCTGGCGCTTCCCGACAGTGCCGACGGGCTCGGCTTCTCCCTCGTCCGCGCCCAGGAGACCGACCTGCCGAACGTCTCGCGCATCGCCTATATCGACGCTGACGCGGACTATCGCCAGGCCAGCGTCGAGGCACGCCGCCTCGTCACCCGCTCCGACCGCGTCGCGACCTCGCAGATTCCGCTCGTGATGGACCAGGGCCAGGCCATCGGCATCGGCGAGCGGCTGTTGCAGGACGCCTGGGTGATGCGCGAGACCGCGACGCTGGCGCTGCCGCCCTCGCGTCTCGCGCTCGATCCGACCGACGAGATCGTGTTCACGTCGAGCGGCCGGGCCCATCGCCTGCGCCTGACCCAGATCGACGACGCGACATCGCGCGCGCTGGAGGCCGTGGCGACCGATCCTTCGATCTACGAACCGCTCGCCGGCCCGTCGCGCGGCCCGCTGGCGACGCAGCGCCTGACGCAGCCTGGCCGGGCCCTCGCGGTCTTCCTCGATCTGCCGCTGCTCACCGGCAGCGAGGTGCCGTGGGCGCCGCACGTCGCGGTCCATGCGTCGCCCTGGCCCGGCAGCGTGCAGGTGCTCCGCAGCGCCACCGACGCCGGCTTTGCGCTCGACACCACGCTGACCCGCTCCGCGGCCGTCGGCGTCACGACGGCCGATTTCCACGCGGGTCCCGTCTGGCGCTGGGACCGTGTCAACGCGCTCCGGGTCAAGCTCTATGCCGGCGCCTTCGCATCGCGCGACGACCAGTCCGTGCTCGCCGGCGCCAACGCCGTGGCGGCGCAAAACGCCGACGGCGATTGGGAAGTGCTCCAGTTCGCGACCGCGGAACTGACGGCGCCGGACCAATGGACCTTGACGCGCCTGTTGCGCGGCCAGGCCGGAACGGAAGGCGCCATGCGCGCGCCGCTCGCCGCGGGCGCGCGCGTCGTCGCGCTGGACGGCGCGCTGCAACAGCTTTCCCTCGGCCAGAGCGAGGCCCGTCTGCCGTACAATTATTTGTGGGGCCCGCCGCGAGCGCCGATTTCCGATCCATCCTGGCAGGGCGCGTCGCTGCAATTCTCCGCCGCCGGCCTCGTGCCGTTCAGTCCCTTTCACGTCCGGGCGCGGCGGCTGGCGGGCGGCGACCTATCGATATCCTGGCTGCGGCGCGACCGCTCGCCCGCCGCCGCGGGCTGGAACTTGGTCGCGACGCCGATGAGCGAGACCAGCGAGCTCTACGACCTGGAAATCCTCGGCGGCGGCGGCGCGGCGGTGCGAACATTCGCGTCGCTGCCGCAATCCTCGCAGACCTACACCGCCGCCGCGCAGGCGGCCGATTTTCCCGCCGGCCTGCCCAGTCCGCTGGTCGTCAACGTCTATCAACTCTCCTCCGTGGTCGGGCGCGGACGGGTGAAAACGGAGCTCCTCCATGTCTGA
- a CDS encoding DUF2163 domain-containing protein yields MKSLSPSLQSHLSSGTTTLCWCWKIMRRDGAVQGFTDHDVPVTIDTLAYEAVAGFTASEVQSTLGLAVDNLTVTGALSSATLNESDLAAGLYDDADIEIWRVNWAAPDQRVLMRKGSLGEVKRGKTAFSCEVRGLAHRLNQPVGRVYGYSCDADLGDARCGKDITGAAFTASATVLAVLDNRRFTTAGLGVYAAGWFSGGRLAFTTGANSGRAMEIKRHAAGSIELWQAMSEAIAPGDGFTLSAGCDKQFSTCKAKFANGVNFRGFPYMPGNDAALAPPTQSQPLDGGSRYGN; encoded by the coding sequence ATGAAATCCCTCTCTCCCTCTCTGCAATCCCATCTTTCTTCGGGCACGACGACTCTGTGCTGGTGCTGGAAGATCATGCGCCGCGACGGCGCGGTGCAGGGCTTCACCGATCACGATGTCCCCGTGACCATCGACACGCTCGCCTATGAAGCGGTCGCCGGCTTCACCGCCAGCGAGGTGCAGTCGACGCTGGGCCTCGCGGTCGACAATCTGACCGTCACCGGCGCGCTCAGCTCGGCGACGTTGAACGAATCCGATCTCGCCGCCGGCCTCTATGACGACGCCGATATCGAGATCTGGCGCGTCAACTGGGCCGCGCCGGACCAGCGCGTGCTGATGCGCAAGGGCAGCCTGGGCGAGGTCAAGCGCGGCAAGACCGCCTTCTCCTGCGAGGTGCGCGGCCTGGCGCACCGGCTGAACCAGCCGGTCGGCCGCGTCTATGGCTATTCCTGCGACGCCGATCTCGGAGACGCGCGCTGCGGCAAGGACATTACGGGCGCGGCCTTCACCGCCTCGGCCACCGTGCTCGCCGTCCTCGACAACCGCCGCTTCACCACGGCAGGCCTCGGCGTCTATGCCGCCGGCTGGTTCAGCGGCGGCAGGCTCGCCTTCACCACCGGCGCCAATTCAGGCCGCGCGATGGAGATCAAGCGCCACGCCGCCGGCTCGATCGAGCTCTGGCAGGCGATGAGCGAGGCGATCGCGCCCGGCGACGGCTTCACGCTGAGCGCCGGCTGCGACAAGCAGTTCTCGACCTGCAAGGCGAAATTCGCCAATGGCGTGAACTTCCGCGGCTTTCCCTACATGCCCGGCAACGACGCCGCGCTGGCGCCGCCGACCCAGTCGCAGCCGCTCGACGGAGGCAGCCGCTATGGCAACTGA
- a CDS encoding DUF2460 domain-containing protein, with translation MAFHEIRFPTALAFHSTGGPERKTEIVTLGSGFEERNAVWANSRRRYDAGYGVRSLNDLHAAIAFFEARQGRLTGFRFKDWSDFKSCTPGEIASPLDQALGTGDGHRTVFQLAKTYPSGPASWTRVIAKPVAGTVRVAVAGVERTSGFSVDSTTGLVTFTSAPTGSITTGFEFDVPVRFDTDQLSINLSSFAAGEIPSIPLVEIRI, from the coding sequence ATGGCCTTCCACGAAATTCGCTTCCCCACCGCGCTTGCCTTCCACTCGACGGGCGGGCCCGAGCGCAAGACGGAGATCGTCACGCTCGGCTCCGGCTTCGAGGAGCGCAACGCGGTGTGGGCCAATTCGCGCCGCCGCTACGACGCCGGCTACGGCGTGCGTTCGCTGAATGATCTGCACGCGGCCATCGCCTTCTTCGAGGCGCGCCAGGGCCGGCTCACCGGGTTCCGCTTCAAGGACTGGAGCGATTTCAAATCCTGCACGCCGGGCGAGATCGCCTCCCCGCTCGACCAGGCGCTCGGGACCGGCGACGGGCATCGGACCGTCTTCCAGCTTGCCAAGACCTATCCCTCGGGTCCCGCGAGCTGGACGCGCGTGATCGCCAAGCCCGTCGCCGGCACCGTCCGCGTCGCGGTCGCCGGCGTCGAACGTACAAGCGGCTTTTCCGTCGACAGCACGACCGGCCTCGTCACCTTCACGTCGGCGCCGACCGGCTCCATCACCACCGGTTTCGAATTCGACGTGCCGGTGCGTTTCGACACCGATCAATTGTCGATCAACCTCTCCAGCTTCGCCGCCGGCGAAATCCCGAGCATCCCGCTGGTGGAGATCAGGATATGA
- a CDS encoding phage tail tape measure C-terminal domain-containing protein, with translation MADPQSPIDQSLAAAGQALSAFVGGPVQSATSAIETAVTRSFTSVENTIARAVISGKTSMDGLVTSILAGFDRIATTQFIVKPIENALTSIAGSLLPIGGARAAGGPVDAGTPYLVGEQGPELFVPGASGAIAPNAALAPRAITLNVQTPDAASFLKSQSQVAAMLSRALARGQRNL, from the coding sequence ATGGCTGACCCTCAATCGCCCATCGACCAATCCCTCGCCGCGGCGGGGCAGGCGCTGTCCGCCTTCGTCGGCGGCCCGGTGCAGAGCGCGACGAGCGCCATCGAAACCGCGGTGACGCGCAGCTTCACCTCGGTGGAGAACACGATCGCGCGCGCCGTGATCTCCGGCAAAACCTCGATGGACGGCCTCGTCACCTCGATCCTGGCCGGCTTCGACCGCATCGCCACGACCCAGTTCATCGTCAAGCCGATCGAGAACGCGCTGACCTCGATCGCCGGCTCGCTCTTGCCCATCGGCGGCGCCCGCGCGGCGGGCGGGCCGGTCGATGCCGGCACGCCCTATCTCGTCGGCGAGCAGGGGCCGGAGCTTTTCGTGCCGGGCGCATCCGGCGCCATCGCGCCCAACGCGGCGCTCGCGCCCCGCGCCATCACGCTCAACGTGCAGACCCCGGACGCCGCGAGCTTCCTGAAATCGCAATCCCAGGTCGCCGCGATGCTGAGCCGCGCCTTGGCGCGCGGGCAGAGGAATCTCTGA
- a CDS encoding GTA-gp10 family protein — protein sequence MPNRIRGEAGLTAGGCSYRLLLTLGALAEIEDGLGLANLSDVAARLKTVRAADLAVVAAALLRGGGHEFEPADVLRLPCDLGTLVIAVAAAFDAAGLEPGSNGGDTTRPFAGATG from the coding sequence GTGCCCAACCGCATCCGTGGCGAAGCCGGCCTCACCGCCGGCGGCTGTAGCTATCGCCTTCTGCTCACGCTCGGCGCGCTGGCCGAGATCGAGGACGGCCTCGGCCTCGCCAACCTGTCCGACGTCGCGGCGCGGCTGAAGACGGTGCGGGCCGCCGATCTCGCCGTCGTCGCGGCGGCGCTCCTGCGCGGCGGCGGGCACGAGTTCGAGCCGGCCGACGTCCTGCGCCTGCCCTGCGATCTCGGTACGCTCGTTATCGCGGTCGCAGCCGCGTTCGACGCCGCCGGCCTCGAACCGGGAAGCAATGGCGGAGACACCACCCGCCCTTTCGCTGGAGCGACTGGCTGA
- a CDS encoding phage major tail protein, TP901-1 family: MSAQKGKDLLIKIGDGASPEVFTTVAGLRATQLTFNATTVDITNADSADQWRELLAGGGVKTASVSGSGVFKDAASDAALRAAFFAQATGNFQLAIPSFGTVTGPFKIASLQYDGPYDGELKISLSLASAGALAFASI; the protein is encoded by the coding sequence ATGTCCGCCCAAAAAGGCAAAGACCTGCTCATCAAGATCGGCGACGGCGCGTCGCCGGAAGTCTTCACCACCGTGGCCGGTCTGCGCGCCACCCAGCTCACCTTCAACGCCACGACGGTCGACATCACCAACGCCGATTCCGCCGATCAGTGGCGCGAGCTGCTCGCCGGCGGCGGCGTCAAGACCGCGTCGGTCAGCGGCTCCGGCGTGTTCAAGGACGCCGCCTCCGACGCCGCGCTGCGCGCCGCGTTCTTCGCCCAGGCGACCGGCAATTTCCAGCTCGCGATCCCCAGCTTCGGCACCGTCACCGGCCCGTTCAAGATCGCCTCGCTGCAATATGACGGGCCGTATGACGGCGAGCTGAAGATTTCGCTCTCGCTGGCGAGCGCCGGCGCGCTGGCGTTTGCATCCATATAA
- a CDS encoding DUF3168 domain-containing protein translates to MSAASWALQQAIFATLSSDSGVTDAVGERIFDAVPRGAAYPYIVIGDDKESDWSTATEPGSAHALTIHVWSRAAGRRETRLAAQAVIAALNGAELALSGQTLIDLRWLESESSRESDGETVHAQLRFRAVTEPE, encoded by the coding sequence ATGAGCGCCGCGAGCTGGGCCCTGCAACAGGCGATCTTCGCCACGCTGTCCTCCGACAGCGGCGTCACCGACGCGGTGGGCGAGCGCATCTTCGACGCGGTGCCGCGCGGCGCCGCCTATCCCTACATCGTCATCGGCGACGACAAGGAGAGTGACTGGTCGACCGCCACCGAGCCGGGCAGCGCCCATGCGCTCACCATCCATGTCTGGTCGCGCGCCGCCGGCCGCCGCGAGACGCGGCTGGCGGCGCAGGCGGTGATCGCCGCGCTGAACGGCGCCGAGCTCGCGCTGTCCGGCCAGACGCTGATCGACCTGCGCTGGCTCGAAAGCGAAAGCAGCCGCGAAAGCGACGGCGAGACGGTGCATGCGCAGCTTCGCTTCCGCGCGGTGACCGAGCCGGAATGA
- a CDS encoding phage head closure protein, whose amino-acid sequence MLSTLTQRATLLACTLTPDGGGGFTQAWEAFASVWIALEPLGASDTVGADHLQSRVRHRITLRRRDDLAAGQRVQVGPRLFRVHAVVDEGPRAAAIALAVEELPGDPS is encoded by the coding sequence ATGCTCTCCACGCTCACCCAGCGGGCCACGCTGCTCGCCTGCACGCTCACGCCCGATGGCGGCGGCGGCTTCACGCAGGCCTGGGAGGCCTTCGCCTCCGTATGGATCGCGCTCGAGCCGCTCGGCGCCAGCGACACGGTCGGCGCCGACCATCTGCAATCGCGCGTGCGCCATCGCATCACTCTGCGCCGCCGCGACGACCTTGCCGCCGGCCAGCGCGTCCAGGTGGGGCCACGCCTCTTCCGCGTCCACGCCGTGGTCGACGAAGGCCCCCGCGCCGCCGCGATCGCGCTTGCCGTCGAAGAACTTCCGGGAGATCCGTCATGA
- a CDS encoding head-tail connector protein — protein sequence MPLTLTTPPALEPVTLAEAKAHLKVDTADDDALITAMITAARARAEWHTGRALIAQAWTLHLDCWPASGTIEIPLPPLQSVVSVTSYARDDSAAVLSPSLYTVDAASAPARLALKTGAPPPTNLRNVNALAIAFTAGYGAAASDVPGLLKEAILELVAFLYENRGEAPAELPLAALALLAPFRVLKL from the coding sequence ATGCCCCTCACGCTCACCACGCCCCCCGCGCTCGAGCCCGTCACGCTGGCCGAGGCGAAAGCGCATCTGAAGGTCGACACGGCCGACGACGACGCGCTGATCACCGCGATGATCACCGCCGCGCGGGCCCGCGCCGAATGGCACACCGGCCGCGCGCTGATCGCCCAGGCCTGGACGCTGCATCTGGATTGCTGGCCGGCCTCCGGCACGATCGAGATCCCGCTGCCGCCGCTGCAGAGCGTGGTCTCGGTGACGAGCTACGCCCGCGACGATTCCGCCGCGGTGCTGAGCCCGTCGCTCTACACGGTCGACGCGGCGTCCGCCCCGGCGCGGCTGGCGCTGAAGACCGGCGCGCCGCCGCCGACCAATCTGCGCAACGTCAACGCGCTCGCCATCGCCTTCACCGCCGGCTATGGCGCCGCCGCGTCGGACGTGCCGGGCCTTCTGAAGGAAGCGATCCTCGAACTCGTCGCCTTTCTCTACGAGAACCGCGGCGAGGCGCCGGCCGAACTCCCGCTCGCGGCGCTGGCGCTGCTCGCGCCGTTCCGGGTGCTGAAGCTTTAA
- a CDS encoding phage major capsid protein, with amino-acid sequence MDYETKAATPQIKDAFDEFLQAFAQFKDANDERLAALERRSADVVTEEKVDRINKALDEQKRVLDALTLEAGRPALGAERKSQTDRDALERKSAFDRYVRRGDAGGLDALELKSSFSAGSNPDGGYTVPLEIENTIDSILIKASPIRAIATVRQIGGTTYRKPIATNGPATGWVAETAARPQTDTPTLAVIDFPTMELYAMPAATPHLLDDSAVDIEQWLASEVQLVFAQQEGAAFISGNGTTQPKGFLSETIVADASWVWAKLGYIASGADGAFAASNPIDALVGLVYAPKQAYRANGTWVMNRKTESAIRKFKDTTGNYIWQPGVAAGQPPTLMGYPVAEAEDMPDIASASYSIAFGDFARGYLVVDRIGIRTLRDPYSAKPYVLFYTTKRVGGGVQNFEAIKLMKFSAS; translated from the coding sequence ATGGACTACGAAACCAAAGCCGCGACGCCGCAGATCAAGGACGCGTTCGACGAGTTCCTGCAGGCCTTCGCGCAATTCAAGGACGCCAACGACGAACGCCTGGCCGCGCTCGAACGCCGCTCGGCCGATGTCGTCACCGAAGAGAAGGTCGACCGCATCAACAAGGCGCTCGACGAGCAGAAGCGCGTCCTCGACGCGCTGACGCTGGAGGCCGGCCGTCCCGCGCTCGGCGCCGAGCGCAAGTCGCAGACCGATCGCGACGCGCTGGAACGCAAATCCGCCTTCGACCGCTATGTCCGCCGGGGCGACGCCGGCGGCCTGGACGCGCTGGAACTGAAGTCGTCGTTCTCCGCCGGCTCCAACCCCGATGGCGGCTACACCGTGCCGCTGGAGATCGAGAACACCATCGACTCCATCCTGATCAAGGCCTCGCCGATCCGCGCCATCGCGACCGTCCGCCAGATCGGCGGCACGACCTATCGCAAGCCGATCGCCACCAACGGCCCCGCCACGGGCTGGGTCGCGGAGACCGCGGCGCGGCCGCAGACCGACACGCCGACCCTGGCGGTGATCGATTTCCCGACCATGGAGCTCTACGCCATGCCGGCCGCGACGCCGCATCTGCTCGACGATTCCGCCGTGGATATCGAGCAGTGGCTGGCTTCGGAGGTGCAGCTCGTCTTCGCGCAGCAGGAAGGCGCCGCCTTCATCTCCGGCAACGGCACGACCCAGCCCAAGGGCTTCCTGTCGGAGACCATCGTCGCCGATGCGAGCTGGGTCTGGGCCAAGCTCGGCTATATCGCATCGGGGGCCGACGGCGCCTTCGCCGCGTCCAACCCGATCGACGCGCTGGTCGGTCTCGTCTATGCGCCCAAGCAGGCCTATCGCGCCAACGGCACCTGGGTGATGAACCGCAAGACCGAGAGCGCGATCCGCAAGTTCAAGGACACGACCGGCAACTACATCTGGCAGCCCGGCGTCGCCGCCGGCCAGCCGCCGACGCTGATGGGCTATCCGGTCGCCGAAGCGGAGGACATGCCGGACATCGCCTCGGCGAGCTATTCGATCGCGTTCGGCGATTTCGCGCGCGGCTATCTGGTGGTCGACCGGATCGGCATCCGCACCCTGCGCGATCCCTACAGCGCCAAGCCCTATGTGCTGTTCTACACGACCAAGCGCGTCGGCGGCGGCGTGCAGAACTTCGAAGCGATCAAGCTGATGAAGTTCAGCGCGTCTTAA
- a CDS encoding HK97 family phage prohead protease — protein MPIVQRVRPRLARQNTPALIEALGHGEFEGYASLFSVADGAGDVVAPGAFARSLKHRAPDRVRMLYQHHADEPLGVWEAIAEDGKGLYVRGRLNLEVERARDVGSLIAQGALNGLSIGFRAIRAKRDRATGQRVLNEIDLWEISVVTFPLLPGSEVTAIGRKAREAELLKHAAHVLRAQHAFTPKEK, from the coding sequence ATGCCCATCGTCCAACGCGTGAGGCCCCGCCTCGCGCGACAGAACACGCCCGCGCTGATCGAAGCGCTCGGTCACGGCGAATTCGAAGGCTATGCCTCGCTGTTCTCCGTGGCCGACGGCGCCGGCGACGTCGTCGCGCCCGGCGCCTTCGCCCGCTCGCTCAAGCACCGCGCTCCCGACCGCGTGCGCATGCTCTATCAGCATCACGCCGACGAGCCGCTCGGCGTGTGGGAGGCCATCGCCGAGGACGGCAAGGGCCTCTATGTCCGCGGCCGCCTCAACCTGGAGGTCGAGCGCGCCCGCGATGTCGGCTCGCTGATCGCGCAGGGCGCGCTCAACGGGCTCTCCATCGGCTTCCGCGCCATCCGCGCCAAGCGCGACCGCGCCACCGGCCAGCGCGTCCTGAACGAGATCGACCTTTGGGAGATCTCGGTCGTCACCTTCCCGCTGCTGCCCGGCAGCGAAGTCACCGCCATCGGCCGCAAGGCCCGCGAAGCCGAACTGCTCAAGCACGCCGCGCATGTCCTGCGCGCACAACACGCCTTCACCCCCAAGGAGAAATGA